A single Phragmites australis chromosome 4, lpPhrAust1.1, whole genome shotgun sequence DNA region contains:
- the LOC133915484 gene encoding deoxyhypusine synthase isoform X1 translates to MDGAGGSGGGGGVVRDVDALEDVRSIVLKPSESLDEARFTRIAGADFNEPNLGLDGLLGSLASTGFQASSLGDAIDVVSQMLDWRLSHEKPCEDCDEVELDPKYRESVKCKIFLGFTSNLVSSGIRDIIRFLAQHHMVDVIVTTAGGIEEDLIKCLAPTYRGDFSLPGALLRSKGLNRIGNLLVPNDNYCKFENWIMPLFDQMLLEQSTENVWTPSKVISRLGKEINDESSYLYWAYKNNIPVYCPALTDGSLGDMLFCHAVRNPGLIIDIVQDIRLMNGEAIHATPRKTGIIVLGGGLPKHHICNANMFRNGADYAVYINTAQEFDGSDSGAQPDEAVSWGKIKGSAKPVKVHCDASIAFPLLVAATFARKVHCSKSTN, encoded by the exons ATGGACGGCGCGGGGGgaagcggtggcggtggcggcgtggTCCGAGACGTGGATGCGCTGGAGGACGTGCGCTCCATCGTGCTGAAGCCTTCGGAATCGCTCGACGAGGCGCGGTTCACGAGGATCGCCGGCGCCGACTTCAACGAACCGAATCTCGGCCTCGACGGGCTGCTCGGGTCGCTCGCGTCCACGGGGTTCCAGGCCTCCAGCCTCGGGGACGCCATCGACGTCGTCAGCCAGATG TTAGATTGGAGGTTGTCGCATGAGAAGCCATGCGAGGATTGTGATGAAGTTGAACTTGACCCTAAATATAGAGAATCTGTGAAGTGCAAGATATTTCTGGGCTTCACTTCGAACCTTGTGTCTTCTGGCATCCGGGATATAATCCGATTTCTAGCTCAGCATCACATG GTGGATGTTATTGTTACAACTGCTGGGGGTATAGAGGAGGATCTCATTAAATGCCTTGCACCAACTTACAGAGGTGATTTTTCTTTACCTGGAGCATTACTGCGGTCAAAAGGACTGAACCGGATAGGAAATCTGTTGGTGCCCAATGATAACTATTGCAAGTTTGAGAACTGGATCATGCCACTCTTTGATCAGATGCTACTGGAACAATCTACCGAG AATGTTTGGACACCATCAAAGGTGATATCTCGTCTTGGCAAAGAAATAAACGATGAAAGCTCCTACCTTTATTGGGCATACAAG AATAACATTCCTGTATACTGCCCAGCGTTGACTGATGGATCACTTGGAGACATGCTGTTTTGTCACGCCGTGCGCAATCCTGGTCTTATTATTGACATTGTACAAG ATATACGACTGATGAATGGGGAAGCCATTCATGCAACCCCAAGGAAGACAGGGATCATAGTTCTTGGTGGAGGCCTTCCAAAGCATCATATATGCAATGCCAATATGTTTCGCAATGGTGCAGATTATGCAGTCTACATTAACACAGCTCAAGAATTTGATGGTAGTGATTCTGGAGCACAGCCTGATGAAGCAGTTTCATGGGGAAAGATCAAGGGCTCAGCAAAACCTGTAAAG